AGTTGCACTCGAACTAACGTAATTAAGTTGTTAAATTCAAGAGTCTAGTTAAACTCGTGAAGTCTATATAAATCCAACTTGTAAGAGTTTATCGAATAACCTATATATCAACATATATAGATAATAGGCTAATGATACGGTGAACTAGTtccacaagtggtccaccgtagccAATGCTTAATATTATCAGAAATCCTAACGattgttaataatattttttaaaagtagaaATAACGACTCTTATCATTTTTATggctaaaaaataatattattaatgtCAATTCCGTACGAGTGAATCATCATTTTCAACAATTGATAAATGCCTTACTTGATGAGTATAATCGGAGTATGTGAGTCTACCGCTACAAAGTTCTCTCAAATCATGTAATTTGAAAATACACAATGAGGCAAAGTAAACGACATCTTGAAGAAATAATCTTGAGTGTAACTCATCAATATACTCTCTCGCAAGTATTTACATTATCCAATTCAATTATTAGGAATTTGAATTTATGGTTAATATAAAATGactaattctttttctttttggtttttattattttagtttccTCATATTTCTCAAGTGTAACAATCACCACCCTTAAatccatctctctctctctctctctctctatatatatatatatatatatatatagagtcaggatccgttgacaccaactagtttgacaccaaatgttacacctctcaataacgttttaaccgatataaattttataaaatccactgttggattgaaagtttacatcatatagatcatttgtgtaaaatttcagacaaatccaaaatcatttgatatgctattgagacacataaagattaacggcatttaaaaaaatacaaaaaccgttaattttgatgtatctcaataacatatcaaatgattttggatttatttgaaattttacacaaatgatctatatgatgtaaactttcaatccaacggtggattttataaaatttatatcggttaaaacgttattgagaggtgtaacatttggtgtcaaactagttggtgtcaacggatcctgactcatatatatatatatatatatatatatatatatatatatatatatatatatatatatatatatatatatactctctAGCTTTCCACTATATATGCAGGAACATTACCCATTCGAAGCAATTGACTACTATGTGTTGTCATCGCAATTTTGCTTCTTGATGGACAAACTTTTATTAAATCCCAACTATGTTGACACCTGAACGAAGCCACCTAAAAAGCACcctaatgaaatatattaaatgaaaataaaataaagatacaAAGGAACCTTGGGGGACTAGACCGAAACCTAAGATATAAGAATTCctctgcctcattaaaaaccttaccaagGAAAACCCAGTTGGATAAAACCTTgatgaagggaaaaagagtgcagaggAAGAACAATGATTCATcataaacaacaaaatacattaaaaacTATATAAAGATAGTCCTTATTGAAATCATTCCAAATTTACATAATCTAAAGTTTCATGTTTACATTCTTCTTCTCCATCTGCATCAAACAATTCATTTTCTGTCTCCCTTCAAGCAACATATTCCTTTTCCACTCCAGCCTCATCATATTGTACACCTTATCCTGTAAGTAATGAAAACCTGTTCTCAAATTCATCTCTTTTACTGATATACcttaaaacatatatttactttttcatTAGACAATATCACTATATATAAATCCACAAAATTTTACTGTTGGAATTTTGTAATCTCATTCAATTGGTAAATATGACAATTAAAAGAAAgggtaaaagtttttttttgaagaagctacattagcccacccaaattggcaccagagagaatcaaacctgagaccttaaggaggagcacactcccaaatcccaatccaatacaaGAAAgggtaaaagttacaaagaagaGGCACTTGAAGCTTTGAACCAACAAACAATACTAGCAAGTTAACATGAACAAACAATGACAAACACATAAATGATAGTATATGAGCACTCAAGTCAATAACAACAAACACAAagcacaaaaaacaaaaacaacaaacacAAAGCATTTGAACAAAACAATAGAAGTTTTGGGGtgaaaaataaaactcaaatgaatgATAATTTAGGCCAAACTTAGAAAGGGAGTGACAAAATAAGGTGTTTACCTTCAAAGTGGTTATCAATGGATATGTGCTTGATGTGAGCAATCATGGACCAGTATTCACCAATTTGAGGCTGACATTTTATGCCCAATTCATGACAACCATATATGAGCAATTCTTCAAGTGCAGTGAGGCTATGAATGTCAATTGGAAGAGTTAACAATTGAGTACAGAGACGGATACCAAGCATCTTAAGATGAGTCATTGTTGTGAGACACTCAGGAAGCATCTTAAGATTAGGAAAGTTATCAATTAACAAGGTCTCTAACGTGTCTGCAGCACCTACGATCCATCTCGGCAATGTCAGAAGCCTTGGAAATTCACCAAGATACAGATGTTTCATCTTCAATTTTTGAATTGGATTTTCGTTGTTCAACGACATATCTAACATCTTACAGTCTCTAAGGTACAAAGTCTGTAATTTAGGGAAACAATAAAGAGGTAAGGACTCCAAGCTTCCACATGATTGAACAATCAATGTTTCAAGGAAAGTGAGTTGGTGTGCCCCATCgaacaaaattttcaaattttcacaaCAATAAAAATCCAAAGTTTGAAGATAGTTGAAGCTTGCAAATTCATTTTGTGAAAGAACATATTGTTTTGTCGTTATAGACAGTTTTCGAAGGCTGACCAGGTTCCCTAATCCTTTAGGTAGTGTTTTAAGCTCCATACATCCAGAAAGTAACAAGACTTGCAAATTTTGGAGCCTGCAAATAGAATTGGGAAGTCTTTTGATTTTGCTGTTATTAGATAGATCGAGAGTGCGCAGGTGCTCTAATTTAGCAATTGAATCAGGTATAATATCTATCGAAGAATCACTTAAATCTAAAATCCGTAAGAATTTGTATCTTGATACCCATGTTTCCAAAAGAGAAGCACTGTCAAGACCCATTCCACGAATGGGAAACAATATAGTTCTTACTTGTTTGGACGTTAAAATCAGAGCAAGATCAAGTGAATCCTTTTCAACAATTGACACATGCCTCACTTGGTTGGGTATATTTCGAGTATGGGACTGTACTAGAACACACTCATACTTTGCAACATACAATGCAAGATCATGCACCAAATCATGTAATTTGAAACTGAAAAGCTGGCCTTGATCCGCGTAATCTAGAAGAAATGACCTTGAATGGAATTCATCTATATATTCTCTAGCAATATTCTCCAGATTTTCACTTCCATTACGGGATTCCACTAATCCTAGGGCTATCCAAATTTTAAGCATACTATTCACACCGAAGCTATAACCTTTGGGATATAGGGAAAAATAAGCAAAACAGTGTCTCAAATAGGATGGCATTTGATCATAGCTTAATTTTAGTGCAGGTAAAATATCATCTTGCTTTTGTTCTAAATTCCATATTTCTGAATCTCTTACGAATTCCCACTTagttaaatcaaattttgaatatAGAGAACTTCCTAATGTTTTCACAGCTAGTGGAACTCCTAGACATTTTTTCACAATTTCGTTTGCAATCTCCACTAGATTAGGAAATTTTTCTTCTTCGCCTTCCTCAAATGCTGATTTAACGAACAAAGCCAAACTATTATCCATAGAAAGACCATGTAAAACATACGAGGGAATAGTGCCCATCAGTGAAGCAATTGAATTGCTACGTGTTGTCACCATAACTTTGCTTCCCGGTGCCCCAACTtttatcaaatctttcaactCAATCCATTTTGCACGATCATCCATCCACATGTCATCTAACACGAGTAAAAACTTCTGACCAGAAAGTTTAGATCTCAGACGACTTACAAGCTGCACCATATCTAAGTTGTTAATGTTTTCTTGGTGAGAAAAAGTAAGAGTTGGGGCTGAAGCAGAAATAGAGTTTATGATATTAATAATTATCTGCTTGATGTCAAAAGCATTGGAGACACACACCCACATCTTCAAATGGAAATCCACCCTCTTGTCATTGAACACCAACTTTGCAAGTGTGGTTTTCCCCAACCCTCCAATTCCCACAATGGGAATAACACACATACTTTTATCACCAACACCATCACCTTGAGGATGTGGTTGCATCAACAGCTTGATAATTTCTTCCCTGTCACTCTCTCTTCCTATGACACTTGAAGCATCAACATCGGGATAAGTCATTTCTCTCCTTTGGACAACAAGTCCTGGACTAACGTTGATGGTTGTAAGTCCAAACTTGGTCCCATTAGATGCTACCTTATCCAATCTTTCCCTAATATCTTTGATTTGTTGTGCCATCTTAAAACGGAAAGCGAATGGATTAGAGGATGAAAAGAAGTGGCGTACCTTCATACTTGTGCTGCCAGAAGCTTCCACAACTTGCTTCCGTTTGTCTTGTAACTCAAATCCATCTAATACATCTTCAGCATCGGAGCAGATGCTTTGAATCTGCCTTAGCCAGTCACGGATGGCATGTTGTTGGTTCTTCTTCTCCTCTGCGTCTAACAACAAACCTCTAACTATTGACAAAGTATCTTTGAACTCTTGTAGATCTTCATACACACCATAGGCTCGAGAAGCTTCTTCGTAAGCATATGAAGCAAGCTTCCCAAGCAGTGAATCAGCAACATCAAAGACAAACAATTCAGCCATGTTAATGTAAGTAAAACAGCAGAAAAGTAAGTTTGTGATAGTAATTGTTGTTCATATATATTTTCAGAAATCAACCAACAAATATAGTCAATCCACCAACTTATTTTACTCATATGGGAACCAATGCAATAATAGTGGTTATAAAAAGAACcaaaaatagtttatgttatAAAAAGAACGAACACGTGCGTGCATACATAAAATAAGAAGAATTAAGCAGCACAACAAATTTGAACAAGTTTGCAGTGCAAcatgttataatatttttttagcattTCACTTTTGTTTGCTTTATTTGTTTTCCTTTGTTGGCTGGATATATATGGTGGCATTGATATTTGTGAGTCTActaccatttttttaatttttactcttaaattaaaaaaaattaaaggtttaATTAATCTACATGTCCCTGaactatttgaaatttttttaattaggtcCTTCAACTAAAAACCTATGTAATCAAAAGTCTCTAAACTATTATATAGTTTTCAATTAAGTCCCCATGTTAAATTTCAGTCGGTCCATAGTTAGTCACTAATTAATCAATGTCGACATGATACACATATTATATAAACTAGTTCTAGTGCCCGTGCTAACGCACAGGAAACACCATCTTGTAGTAATTTCGTACAATAAAATATACATTGTGTCAAAATGttatagtaaataaatatatcattCAATATAGAACTCGCCAGACAATTAAGATTTCAGTATTCGTGAAATTTGCCTTAATATTAcacaattcaaaaaaatatgcatTATTTCTATGTAGAACcaaaatataatacataatCATACTACATGACAACCTAATagaaaacattaaaaatttgTAGAGTTGTTATAATATTACAtaactttataaaattttataactTTGCTCCACCAAactaaaagttataaaaaacTTCCAGAAAAACAACATTGATAGTTGAAGTTTTAGTCTATCAATCTTCATCCAAAATGCACATCTTCAAACCTTTTTTAGTTGTTACTCTAGATACagcaacatataattgaccgtGTGTAAATTCCCTCTATAATATTAACAAAGTCGATATATGCATAAACATAACCCTTTCGGAATGCCTCCCGTGTTTTTTCAAATAACTTATTATGTTTAGCTCAATTTCATACATCATATAGTCTGCAAATACAATTGGTTGCCGTAATTAGGAGATTATAATTTGACATGAGAAAATTGAGAAGAAAGTAAGAAATATGATTTGACTATAATACGATAAAAGATACTATTTCAACACATTTAACACACATTGTGTTGCAATCCAAATTTGAAACTATAGTATGAtcaagaaccaaacatataaaaattgtcAGATATTGAAGTTTGCTATACCTTCCCAGGTTGCACTGATAGCTTATGCATCCCCATCATGTGCATATTGAATGAATTTATTTATCGCAAATTCAACCTACAAAATTCAACCATATCATTTCATGAATACAAAAGGTATATATCTAGAACCATAACTTCAAATATGAAATCAAACATCACAAATCCAAGATTTATAAATTCCAAAATCACCGGTCATCAATCATCTCAAAGCTCAACTGATTCAGACAAAAACAATTTCAATggtcataaaaaaattataactaatcAAATAAGTTGAAAAGGGCAAAAGGTAGAAAATActatgaaaaataaaacctcaaagagataaaaaaatactaatatatgcaagaaacattttGCTGTACCTTGTAGTGCAACTTCAATCATTTGAATTTTCATCTTTCATGttcttttgtttcattttttggtatatttttaAGAATAGTAGCAAAGTTTCTTTCATGTTCTTTCATGTGATAACTTTGAAACATAGTAGCCCCTACTTTTTTGAATTTTCATCTTTCATGTTCTTTTGTTTCCCCATCCCCCACAAAGTTTCTTTCATGttcttttctaatttctaattttctGCATATAATTAAAGCAGTCCCCTAGCAAAGAGTAACACATCACTgtgaaataaaatagaaaatttcaAGTTCAAGTTCATATGGTCAGTAAGTATGAATAAGCATCACATTCTAGCCATAAGGAACATATTATATAATGAAAATCTTACATGGTTTTGGCAGTGTGTATATAGTCCGTCAAATGTTGAGCATATTGAAAAGAAGAGAGTGATAATTACAATCTACTCCATAAGCATATGAAATTGTGTTGACATCTAAAGGAATTAGTCAGTTACTAAAGACGAAATTGTGATGAGTTGGAGGTCTCCATAAGCATATGAAATTGTGTTGACATCTAAAGTATGTTTCTATAGATACCAGCTGCTTTAAAAGTTCCTTGGAGGATACGTTATACTTATCTATGCCAATGTGAGAATTAAATATCGTTTTAACTAAAAATGTAAACTATATAAAAGGTAGTCTCCAAACAGTGTCctttaacaataaaaaaattaacaatctAAAGCTTATTAGTCTTGGATTATACCTTCAATTTGATTGACTCTCCAACATCATTTATTTGAACTATTTCATACTTGATGCATAAAACCTGTTACCATACAAAACCAGATATTAAcatattgataaaataaatatgtCTCAAACATTTGAGGTGCATCATTAATTATATGACAAACAAaaccaaagaagaaaaaggtgAATAAAAATAAGCAAAATCATCATAATGAACAATAAGATCCAGAGAATTAGAATTACATATTTAAGTAAGGGTGTGTCTGTTTCATCTTCTTTGTTCTTATTCTTAAAAACTAATTGTAAATATTACACTGAGTATATATATTATCATTTGGTTCCATTTTGGATCAATGTTTTTGAGTATTACACTGATAGTAAGTATTTATTTTGCATAAAAATACTGAAAATGTACCTCTTTAATAACTGCAGAATGCTCACCAACTTTGTCTTTCAGCTTTTGAATTGGGGAAGAGAGACAAACAATATCCTATACAAAAAAGAGAGAACAGAAAATAAGACCACAAAGCCATCAATTTTTCATAGAGACGTTTTCTCAAACACTTTGAGTGCTCACTTTCACAATCGAATTAGAGTTTTCGAATACAATCAGAGCTATgcaaatgaagagaaaaatgtAATATGAAAATGAACATTGAAGAAATTGCAGAAATATAGTAAATAgctatgaatatatatatacctttaAACTCCATTTCTCTTAACAGCAGCAACAAAGCCAAGAGGAAAACCTGGAAGTACAAAAAAATAACAGAAAAATGCAAAAATcagaaataaaaaaacaaattaagtaaAACTATAAAATAGTGTGAAAagagagagattgagacatGTAGACAGAAGATTCAAAAGAGACGGTGAGAGATTGAATGGGAAATACAAAGAATCTAATGAAGAGGAGAGAGATGTGTAGAGAATTAAGAATTATAAATTAGATTGGAAAAAAATGAGGGATTTCAAAAAGGGAAGAAACTGCGGTTACCTGAGCTCACCACATGATGGTGAGAGAGGCGAGTTTGCATAGAGAAGAAAAAAGGAGGatgagttttatttatttatttatttatttatttatttatttatttttgtatgagaattttgaaaacaaataaaaggagaaataaataaatgaacatACTCTGTGGGAGTAGGAGCTCAGTTTTCAACATCCATGGGTTTCttatttggaagaaaaatggaGTGATGGGTGCTGTGATGGGTCCTTATTAGCTTCAGCCCTCTAAAGAGGGAAATTCAAACATTTGAATTTTACTTCCAATTCAAGCAATCAAATTGACAAAGACAAAAgtcattcttttattttcttcaaaagtttgagtttgtatattattaagattaagattaagataagattaagattaagatgggTCTTTGAACTAATGTGCAGTTTGTAAATAGGtccctaaattaatttatacaaatctgatttataatatatattattattaagatCTCATATTCTGCCACTTCAAAAAAATTTCCAGATTGTCTAAACTCAACAATTAAACTAGGCTCAAGTGCTCAACAAGCTTCTTCATAACCATGCAGTAAATCAGCAACATGAAAGACAAACGATACAGTCATGTTAACGTCAAAAACCGAAATAACTTCTAACTCATTAAAAATCTTATCGGTAAATTCCAGTGGGAGAAAACCTgatgaaggaaaaaagagtgcAGAGCAATAACAAAAATCCAAAGGGAATAACCttcaaattcaataaaataacaaatgcTAAGTATACATAAAGATGTTTCTTAGTACTAGAAATATAAAGCATCTTGGTATGACATTCATCTTCTCCAACGCCATCAACTACTGCTTTGCTTTCTATTGTGACCAGATTGGGGCTGACATTCATCTTCTCCAACGCCATCAAATACTTACTGCTTTGCTTTCTCTTGTGGCCAGTACTCACCAGATTGGGGCTGACATTTTCTGCACAACTCAGGACAACCATCTATATATGTACAAAGTTTCAAGTGCGGTGAGGCGATGCATGTCACTTGTGTAAGACTCAAGAGTCGAGGACAGTCAATTATGTAGAACCTTTTAAGACGAGTCATTGTAGTTAGAAACACTGGAAGTATATCAAGATTAGGAAAACAACTGATTGCCAAGGTCTCTAAAGTAAAGTGTTCATAGCCCATTCAATCCAAACAAATGTTTCAACCTCAATGTTTGGATTGGACTTTCGTTGTTCAACAACAGGTTTAACTTCTTATAGTAGTTAATGTACAAAGTCTGTAATTTAGGGAAAATATATAGAGAGGTATGGACTCCAAAACTCGATTGGGTTACGACTGTTCTGATCAAGTAACCAGTGGTCATCAAGTATAGCACCCCTGGTTAGTAACCAGTGGTCACGACTGTTCTGATCAAGTACTACTAGTGGAGTTGTCTATGGGAACTAGTTTCTCTGTCTTTACTGAAAAGCTTATGACTAAAACTAGCAAATATCACCCAAAAGATCAATGGCTGGCGAAAACATCCGCAATGATGAACTGGAAATTCCCCTAGGGATGCCACAACACGAGTAAGAAAGCCGCAACAGAGTGATGACCACCGCATCGGGGGGATGATCCTGCCTAGGGGTGGgcatggttcggttttggaagaaaaccgaaccgaacaaaactgttttcaaaattcatagtaaccgaaccaaactgtttGTCTTTTGAACTGAACTGTTAAAGTGGTTcggttttatggttttaaaccaaaccataactaatttttcactaaaaataacTGAACCATTAAATCGAACCGAATCAAACTGATAACCATGAACCGAACTGAAGTGTTTCAGTTTAGTTTTAAAACCGTTAGTTATGGTTcagttttttttggtttggttcggtttagtttggcggttcggtttggttttttggtttttttccCACCCCTAATCCTGCCTACGATCCATGCATTCCAGAGCTACCCCAAGACCTGCTGCTGCCATACTTGGTAACGTGACCCGGAACGGATGGACTGATGACAACCCTCATCCATGCTATCAACAGGCAGAGCATGATCATTGAAGATCAAAACCTACGCCTCAAAGTTGTTGAGGAGTCTTGTATAACCCGAGTGTCAACCAGCAGCTATCGAAGACATTATTCTCGTCCCCCCTCGCGAAGAAGAAAATACACGGTCTCTAGATCAAGATCTCCGTGACCATACGATCAGCGAATACTCCCAAGCCCCGTAGGAGCAGAGCCTCTTCTCGACGTTCTCCACATAGGAGACATCAAACTCTCCCATGGAACAACTAACAATCACAATTCCCACGAGGATATCTTGATCTCCACTCCTGCGCAACAACCTCCACTCTTCGTGGAGCGACGAATACAGACCACGAGGACCACTATCTAGGAGAAGATCATAAGGCTATCCTTACCCGTCAAACTAGAGAAACCAACTCTGATTGACACATACGATGGATCTACCTACCCCGAACAATCACATTGAAAACATCGACGTTGTGTTCGACTACAGAGTCATTCGAGGATCCATCAAATGCAAGTTATTCCCTACTACACTAAGGAAATGAGCCATGGCTTGGTACAAGATCCTGCCTCCAGGATCTAGGATCTATCGATTCGTGGAGAAAATTGTATCACCAGTTCACTGCACACTTGACTGCTTCTCGACATCAACCAAAAACCAAAGCTGTCCTCGAAGCTTAGTACAAGGGAAGGATAAGCCCCTAATAGACTACATTGAAAGGTTCAATTGTAAGATTGTGCAATGAGACaatagaaaagaagaaaaaatacgAGACCAGAAACCTCCCCCGGGGTGATATTCGACGTACAAACCTCTACTTGTGCCAAGAGAGCGCATTCTTGTTGAGTGATCAAATGTTGAGTTCAAGAAAGCGGGAGTAAGATTCCCTAATCAACTTCCTGCATAATCGGGGGTAGGTAGAGGAAAGTATTGTCGGTATCACATATGTCACATGAACGTCTCTGAAGATTGTGTTCACTTAAAAGACATAATAGAGATCCTCATTCAACGAGGACATATGCGACAAGTAATCTCACGAAGAAGGACAACTCGAAGAAGGACATATATCCGTGGCTATGGCGAATGACAACTCAAAGAAGGAAACAATGAGGCGAAGATCTGACTTCTAAGGATAAAAACAAAGTCAACATCTCCGTGGCTAAGACTAACTTCTTTGATCGTTGGGCAGAAGGATATGACCTTGGGCTTGCATCAGATTGGTCTGAGTTCGGCAGATGGGAGGACAAGTTCTTCGGTTGTTGAGCCTTTGGCCCAGTCCAAAACAATTTTGATGCACTCTAATGTAAATTTTACATTCTCAAATCAATTAAAATGAGTTAACAATTAAAGTTGAATAAGATAGACATGTCGACTAAAGTTGACTATTTTTAACGAGTTAACAATTACTATGATTTATTAAAAGTTTAATAAATCAATACAGTATCGTGCATaccaattatatatatatatatatatatctcgaAGGATGCaattatacttatatattattgagcagaataatattgatatttttgttgttattaaaaGAAGTCATACTAAATAGCAATTATCTAGTCTATAAAACCTAACTCAATTAACAATGTCAATATTATTAAGTTGTATATCTTTACTCGAAGTCAAACCCAAAACTTTTCATGTATGTGTCTAAGTTTAAGTGATGTTTGTCACTTCGTCTaccgaaaaaaataaaaaaaaatagcagcCGTATGTCACCAAATTTTAGGCCCACTAAGAAGTGTTCATTATCCAAGAGCGTTTAGATGagattaaataagttttttcctAATTTAATCAaggtcttgggttcgatcccTGACTTGGACATGCAGCAATATTAAAACTATTAGAAAATTTACCATTTATTTGAATTCCACAAGACTCGAAGATTAGTCTCTACAGTTGCGCGTAGAAGATACTCgaattatgaaaagaaaaaaaaaaagtgctcaTTAGACATAACATAATATCAGCCGTTTTCATCGCACCAAATCAAGGGAGCAATTGTTAGTATTCAAAACTTTTCAACGACCACAAACTaataaaagaaggaaaaaaaaatgccaAAGTATGCAATGAAACGATGTTTAATTTGaccacaaacattttttttgtgaCAACAGTTGTCACATTAAGATAGGGCCAAGAAAATAAATAGCAGTTACACTTTAAGGTTGTTAGTTATTTAATTCTAAATTAAAACgttacatttatttatatacaaaattttaaattagatTTACCATTTGTGTAAGAAAATATGCCAAATGTCGTTATGGTAGTTATAGAAGCAAAAATAGTAAGAATAATTTGGTAAGGAGAAAGATATGAAGAGGAAAGATTGAAAAGGTTGAGAGGGTTTGTTGTGTTTTAGAAGAAGTGGGAATATTTTACGGTGGGAGTGGGAGTGAAAGTGGAGTTTTATTTCGATATTACTCCGGCGACGGTCTGATTCTCTCGCGCTCCCGTTACTTCTTGTTTCCCTGAATACCTTTTAACGGTGTGTTCAGGGTACGTTTctcttattgttttgtttgaaaatCTTTAAAATGGTTATAGTGTCGTGATTGTGGTCACAAAATTATAGATTTTGATGTCTTTGCAACGACATTGTGATCATAATTGTTCTCGTATCAAAGATTTCTATGTCTTTGCAACGACATTGTTATCATAATTGTTGTCGTATCATAATTGGTTATAGTATTACATGATCTATGGTTTTCAAAATTATGGTGATTCATGTGTGGAACAGAGAGGGATGCATTATTTTCCTCtgtatttcatttcattttatgaATTTGTATGTGAGATATgaaattattgatttttgtgGTTTGGAATTTTGCAGGTTAATAAGGGATTCAAGAAAAAATATGCTAAGTTTGCCTGCTCTTCTGTTAATCTGTATCCAGCGAGCATTTGATTTTTACCCCCTAAAGCCAATATAGACAGTAagaaatttaattgtttatcGGTTTGATTGCTTAATCATGCATgttccttttgttgttgttgatgttttttGTTATTAAGAAAATTGAAAGATTGAATGCAATCACATG
This genomic interval from Trifolium pratense cultivar HEN17-A07 linkage group LG6, ARS_RC_1.1, whole genome shotgun sequence contains the following:
- the LOC123888239 gene encoding putative disease resistance protein RGA3 isoform X1, translating into MAELFVFDVADSLLGKLASYAYEEASRAYGVYEDLQEFKDTLSIVRGLLLDAEEKKNQQHAIRDWLRQIQSICSDAEDVLDGFELQDKRKQVVEASGSTSMKVRHFFSSSNPFAFRFKMAQQIKDIRERLDKVASNGTKFGLTTINVSPGLVVQRREMTYPDVDASSVIGRESDREEIIKLLMQPHPQGDGVGDKSMCVIPIVGIGGLGKTTLAKLVFNDKRVDFHLKMWVCVSNAFDIKQIIINIINSISASAPTLTFSHQENINNLDMVQLVSRLRSKLSGQKFLLVLDDMWMDDRAKWIELKDLIKVGAPGSKVMVTTRSNSIASLMGTIPSYVLHGLSMDNSLALFVKSAFEEGEEEKFPNLVEIANEIVKKCLGVPLAVKTLGSSLYSKFDLTKWEFVRDSEIWNLEQKQDDILPALKLSYDQMPSYLRHCFAYFSLYPKGYSFGVNSMLKIWIALGLVESRNGSENLENIAREYIDEFHSRSFLLDYADQGQLFSFKLHDLVHDLALYVAKYECVLVQSHTRNIPNQVRHVSIVEKDSLDLALILTSKQVRTILFPIRGMGLDSASLLETWVSRYKFLRILDLSDSSIDIIPDSIAKLEHLRTLDLSNNSKIKRLPNSICRLQNLQVLLLSGCMELKTLPKGLGNLVSLRKLSITTKQYVLSQNEFASFNYLQTLDFYCCENLKILFDGAHQLTFLETLIVQSCGSLESLPLYCFPKLQTLYLRDCKMLDMSLNNENPIQKLKMKHLYLGEFPRLLTLPRWIVGAADTLETLLIDNFPNLKMLPECLTTMTHLKMLGIRLCTQLLTLPIDIHSLTALEELLIYGCHELGIKCQPQIGEYWSMIAHIKHISIDNHFEGFHYLQDKVYNMMRLEWKRNMLLEGRQKMNCLMQMEKKNVNMKL
- the LOC123888239 gene encoding putative disease resistance protein RGA3 isoform X2, which gives rise to MAELFVFDVADSLLGKLASYAYEEASRAYGVYEDLQEFKDTLSIVRGLLLDAEEKKNQQHAIRDWLRQIQSICSDAEDVLDGFELQDKRKQVVEASGSTSMKVRHFFSSSNPFAFRFKMAQQIKDIRERLDKVASNGTKFGLTTINVSPGLVVQRREMTYPDVDASSVIGRESDREEIIKLLMQPHPQGDGVGDKSMCVIPIVGIGGLGKTTLAKLVFNDKRVDFHLKMWVCVSNAFDIKQIIINIINSISASAPTLTFSHQENINNLDMVQLVSRLRSKLSGQKFLLVLDDMWMDDRAKWIELKDLIKVGAPGSKVMVTTRSNSIASLMGTIPSYVLHGLSMDNSLALFVKSAFEEGEEEKFPNLVEIANEIVKKCLGVPLAVKTLGSSLYSKFDLTKWEFVRDSEIWNLEQKQDDILPALKLSYDQMPSYLRHCFAYFSLYPKGYSFGVNSMLKIWIALGLVESRNGSENLENIAREYIDEFHSRSFLLDYADQGQLFSFKLHDLVHDLALYVAKYECVLVQSHTRNIPNQVRHVSIVEKDSLDLALILTSKQVRTILFPIRGMGLDSASLLETWVSRYKFLRILDLSDSSIDIIPDSIAKLEHLRTLDLSNNSKIKRLPNSICRLQNLQVLLLSGCMELKTLPKGLGNLVSLRKLSITTKQYVLSQNEFASFNYLQTLDFYCCENLKILFDGAHQLTFLETLIVQSCGSLESLPLYCFPKLQTLYLRDCKMLDMSLNNENPIQKLKMKHLYLGEFPRLLTLPRWIVGAADTLETLLIDNFPNLKMLPECLTTMTHLKMLGIRLCTQLLTLPIDIHSLTALEELLIYGCHELGIKCQPQIGEYWSMIAHIKHISIDNHFEG